Below is a genomic region from Castanea sativa cultivar Marrone di Chiusa Pesio chromosome 2, ASM4071231v1.
AAACTCAACACCATGTCCAGAATTGTTTTAACTTGAGTAGTTGTATTGGAAGCAAATGGTGTACAGGTACCTACACTCCTACTTTCAAGAAAAACCTCTGAGATGCTCTTCAAAGAGTCGGACATCTCTTGCGCAACtaaacgctttttttttttcttgcaaattgGCTTGAAAAGGTGGACACTGGTTGCCAAGCCTTTCCCCTTAGTCACTGTCGGTCCTGCCCTCGACGATGATGGACCTTCAACCTCCATTGCGTCAACATTCAGAAAAGGTTCACATTGGGGATCAACAAATTGTGTGCTATCAGCAGAGTCCCCAGACCCTTTGGTGGTTTCCTTTGGCATTTGACGACTCGTGCAGAATGCATTTTTTCCCGTTGCAACCGTGCCTCCATACATGATGTTCAGCGACTCACGATTCGGCAAACGTTTATTTTTGAAGGTTTTTGCATTGGGACATGCCTACATGTGGAGAACCAGTAGTTAGAACACAATAATATAGTTGTAGATAGTAAAGTTTTTCACAATCATGTAAAGTGAACTAACTACAATCTTTCGGGTCCACCACTCATCAGTGGCCTGAAGCAGCCCAGTGCCAGTATCATAACCCAACCTACTCTCATTGTCAAAACACTCGTTATACTGCCTCCACCCTTTTTTCATATGATCCCATTTGTTCTTAATCTGCAGGAAAGTCACCACTTTTCCAAAATGGTTATCCAACTGTTGAATCACTGCATCAACCCCAATTTTGGTTAGAAATCCTCCGCTCCTCTGGCCTTCTAGGACTTGAACAGCACAGAACTCACAAAAAGCTTGTAGTTCCTTAATGTCTTTCCAGTCAGCTCTCGGATCATTACTAGCACCGTCCTTTGATTTCTCCTTAACCATTTTTGCTACAACTTCTTTCTATACTCATTGAGGCATTTCAACAAACAGTTCATGTGCATATCATATAATTAGTTAGGCATGCCcacatgaaaaatgaaaagtgaaCTCACATATACATTATATACAACAGAGGTAAGAAGAGAATTTACATATGGTATTACACGAAGGATCAAGAAACCCACATTATAGTGTCatggaaaacacaaaagaacCGCATACAAACGTTGAACACAAACACCACACACAACCGTtgaacacacacaaaaaaaaaaaaaaaaaaaaaaaaaaaaaaaaaaaaaaaccacaaattgATGAAGCCTCATGGATCACATTATAACCACACCAACAGATGAGAGAGCATGAGAAGTTAGACGCAACTTACTCGTGAATGCAAAGACCCACAGTGGCGGCAACGATGTCCCAAGCGGAGAGAAGGTTCGCTCGCGCGAAGGAAGAACAGAGGGGGTCTTTTTAGAGAGTTCCGCGTAATGGGTTTTCTTCTACCATGTGTGCTCTGTTTTGATGGTTTTGTGATTGGTGGGTAGGTGCAATTCATTGAAGAGGATTCGGACGGAGCATTGAAGAGGTTTGAAAACATTCTGCCACAGTAGTtgggagaaaagaagaaagctaaagaagagaaaaaagatccGTTGAACAGAGGAGCGCACCGTTTTGATCAGATAGAGCTGTGCTTGTGCAATGATCAGATGGAAGTTGTGCGCACTGTTGTCATCACAGATGGTTTTGTGAAGGCTACACGGACACCCCCATCACGCACGCCTTGGAGTTTTTAATGAAACGGTGCGTCTCAAAATTGTTTCAGTTCTTTGTTTTAGAAGGTGTCCATGAACAGTACTCAACACacgtttttgttttaatgaaacGGTGCGTAACGCGTTCAGCTCTTTTCATCTTGCGTTTCCCCTCAGCGCGTTTTTGTGTCACTGTACAGCATGGGTCCCAACATTTCACAACGCAAACACAGGgataagctggatccaaacccAGCATTTCACAACGCAAACGCAGGgataagctggatccaaacggTCGCTTAAAGTAAGGTGAAATACTGAAATGAAGAAATCTATTTCCTAAAACCCTTAAAACCTCCCTTAAAACTCTTCCCCCTTCTGCTACCCCAAAACACCACTCAGTCCACAGCCGCAAGGAGGAGAGAGCACccacaaaaacaaatacaatgGTGCTCTCACGTactcgtcttcttcttcttcttcttcttccaaaacCACCGCTTCAGCTTCATTTCCGCAAGATGGGTAAAACCCACTTCACCAAAACAACTACTACTACAACATGTTTGTGTTTTCTTAAAAacattttctgggttttgattgCAATGTTATTTCAGGGCTTCCCATATCACGAAGATGGTGTTCATCTAAGCCTTTGTTCAGGATAGAGACCGAGCAGTCTTTGTCTTCAAAGAAAGTTGAGCAGAGGGCAGTGGCTACAGAACCAGAAGTGAAGAAGTGAGGTCTTTTCGAATCCCACAAActctttttattatcattattagtTTGAAGTTTAGGCTTTAGTCATCATTATATGTTCATATTGTATGGTTGTTTATTGAGAGTTATATTAGCTAAAAAAGAGGTTTTTGATAATGATTATTATACCAAAATCTAATGGGAATTTTAATATGGgtacaaatttaaagaacatttcttcattttcttttccctcttaGAAATCATGATTTTTCAATGGATACATAACTGCACCTCAGGTAACTGGGTTCTGAGCAATTGAGAAGTTAGAACCACTTGGGTGGGGGTTTTCGACCCAAAAGAGAAACTTTATGGTATTTGATACTAATGgtcaaataaaatcataaatatgcaaaatgtGCTATCATGTTGACATGCTGGTTGATTTGGAGCTTGCAGTCTTGAACCTGTGAAATGTCCATCCCTTTAGGGAATGTTGTATGGTGAATAGATTTTGTATTGGCTTTGTGTGTTTGCTGCCATGGGTATGGGCATTGTAGTTACTGTTGTTGTTGGTCTTTGTTAGTGTGCTCCAATTGTGTGGCCTTTGGCCTTATTTCTAGTTTTCTAACTTGTTTACAATAAAATTCtcttgattatcaaaaaagaattgTCCATCCCTTGGGATTCTTCAGAGTTTCAGATTTATAAGGGAAAGATAAATACCAAATTTTGAAGTCataaaatgtattattttttaatggtttggATCATTGAGAAGCAATATCCCAAACCAAGGAGCTTTAAGTGATAAGATTGGAAGAATGGAAGGGAAATCAAAAGTTATTACTCTAGCTTTTGGTAGGACTATGAAATTTTTAAGAAACGAGAAGAAAGGTAATTTCCtccacaagaaaaaaagaatatgcCATGACTCAAACATCAATGCAGATGAAAACCAGAAAATGTGTTGTTTCGATTCATGACATAAATAACACATGCCAGACAGTTTAGTCAATGTTACACTAACATGCTGTAGGGGTGAACTGGTGCAGTGTCCCTTGTTCATTCTTGCTTATAATACTAGAtttcttgttcatccatctttcACATTTGGGGGATTTTGGCATGTCTAGTCAATGAAGCACTAACATGCTGTTGGGATGCAGTGTCCGAGTATCAGACATGGGTTAGACATGATATGTTCCTGACATGCGTCAGATAGGTATTCTTACACTTACacatcaaataaaaaccaaatacCATAATTGTCCATTACTGTCCAAACATGCAATAGAGTATAGACTTGCTCAAAATaactcaaaacaaaaccaacatGTAATAGAGAACTTTCTCCATAACtgtccctcttttttttttctttttttttttgagaaagcctTTTAAGCTTGAGAAATCACTACTTACCACTTTCTATTCTCTATGAGTTCAAAGAAGTTAAGAGAATTTAATTTTGAGTTGCATTAGGGTCTATATTTGCACACATATCATTATAAGATTGAATGAAGAGACAGTGCTTCttccatttcttcctcttctttttttggatttccTTGATTCTACTGTCCTGTACACGTCTTGTATACAAGagtctctcttttcttttaatcgtatttttttagataaaaaaatgttacacacATCATGCCTAGCACTTTTTCATGTCTGTGCTTGAATTTTGGGGTTGGGGAGGCAAGGGGCTTTATATATTGTGATCTTTTAAGTCTTTACATTGAAATCCTTAAATGTACAGATATATGGAATTGAATCCAGGGCACCTCCCAGAAGCAACAAAACTTCATAAAAAAGTGGCAGGAGCGTGGCACACTCTGAAGGGCATTTTTACTAATGTAAAGGAAAAGATGCTAGGGAATTCTCATCAGAATCAAATCACCAGTGAGACATCAGATTCTGCATCTAATAGGAGAGCATCTGAGGTTATCAATTCGCAGAACAAATCACATAATACTGAATTTGGTGAGCCCAAAAGTGAACTTCAGACTTTTGAAGTTGTAGAGGGTTCTAACAGTACCAAGGATAGTCTTTCAACAAGTGTGGAATCTCATTTAATTGGAGAAAGCTCTTCCAGGGATGTAGATGATGCAACAGCTTCTGAGCTCACCAAGACAAGTACTTGTCCAAATAGAAGTTATAGAACTGAACATGGGAACCCTGAGAGTATAGGTAAATCATCAGGGGCCGATTTATATCCTCTTGTTACTGAGAAGAAAACTCTGACAAGTGGGCCATCACATATGACGAGTGAAATTGCTTCGGAGGAACTGGTCAAAATGACAGGTCCTGAGGTAAGTAAGGTGCATACTAGTCCAGATAATATTAGATACAGTGAGACAGAAAATGTCATTCAATCGTCAGAATCATTTGTAGATTCTCACAGTTATGAGAAAATTAGTTCAGGAAATGCAGGTTCCCATAAGATGAGGGAAATCTCTTCAGAGGATCAATCCAAAGTCAAGCTTGAAAATGAGCACAGGCTGCGTGAGGAAGCAATGTCAGGCATTGTTGGGGTTTTGGATAGAAATCAAAAGACAAAGGTTGAGCACTTAATTTACTCAATGCACCAATTACCCGGTGAAGCTTCTagaatattgcaaaaaaatggTGCAGATGGAGTGATTTCACTTGGAGATGAAAGTCATCAACTTAATAAGAAAATTGCAATAGTTCAAAAAATGGTGGCAGACTCTGGTGTGGGTAAAGTTCGCCCTTCATCTATTGGTGCCCAAGAGATCAAAGGTTTGGCAGACCTGTATATG
It encodes:
- the LOC142623568 gene encoding uncharacterized protein LOC142623568 gives rise to the protein MFSNLFNAPSESSSMNCTYPPITKPSKQSTHGRRKPITRNSLKRPPLFFLRASEPSLRLGHRCRHCGSLHSRKEVVAKMVKEKSKDGASNDPRADWKDIKELQAFCEFCAVQVLEGQRSGGFLTKIGVDAVIQQLDNHFGKVVTFLQIKNKWDHMKKGWRQYNECFDNESRLGYDTGTGLLQATDEWWTRKIVACPNAKTFKNKRLPNRESLNIMYGGTVATGKNAFCTSRQMPKETTKGSGDSADSTQFVDPQCEPFLNVDAMEVEGPSSSRAGPTVTKGKGLATSVHLFKPICKKKKKRLVAQEMSDSLKSISEVFLESRSVGTCTPFASNTTTQVKTILDMVLSFPGMHSGHYLHLFSTVYFMEKEKGRHMFAALCDDKDVQLKWLQNEYQRHLEFHF